Proteins co-encoded in one Spirosoma endbachense genomic window:
- a CDS encoding phage portal protein, which translates to MSGLATRAWNLLTGAATANSAPMPVAYSDERSAELPAEVRSLENPAVPLSQMTSWGDLTGHVSGGSHAGVTVTPESAMRVSAVYASINRIASTVAMLPIGVYKETKYGRDLDKKDPLQQLFVHGLDELMNRFDFMYILVATCLARGNAYAWIERDPYMKPLQVRFLEPGDCQPIYVNMGRQRYLYYNVFGEIVDKRDIIHIRCLGTNGIEGKSPIELFANGIGLSLAAEEFGARFFGQGAGGMGVLETGKVFKEQTTVDRLRKQFAERQTGLQNAHRPLILEDGMTYKSVTIPPNHAQFIETRNFQVEDIARMYGVPQHKIGKLDRSTNNNIEHQNKEFITDTILPWTERIRQEFEGKLIAELDKETKEVVFDFDFLLRGDATAEAAQTQALFNTGSITQNEIRYRNNLNRLPGLDDTFVQMNMQRVLPGSHMGAPDPSASPETTPSAADKTRPAADTKPAADA; encoded by the coding sequence ATGTCGGGATTAGCAACACGGGCTTGGAATTTATTAACAGGGGCAGCTACGGCTAATAGCGCCCCTATGCCCGTTGCGTATAGTGATGAGCGTTCAGCAGAATTGCCCGCTGAGGTCCGTTCGCTCGAAAATCCAGCGGTACCCCTTTCACAAATGACCTCCTGGGGTGATTTGACGGGCCATGTATCGGGCGGCTCCCATGCGGGGGTAACCGTTACACCCGAATCAGCCATGCGCGTTTCGGCGGTTTATGCCAGTATCAACCGCATCGCTTCGACGGTGGCCATGCTGCCCATTGGGGTCTACAAAGAGACCAAATACGGTCGGGATCTGGACAAAAAAGATCCCTTGCAGCAGCTATTTGTCCATGGACTGGACGAGCTGATGAACCGCTTTGATTTCATGTACATACTGGTGGCTACGTGCCTGGCACGGGGCAACGCCTATGCCTGGATTGAGCGGGATCCCTACATGAAACCCCTGCAGGTCCGGTTTCTCGAACCCGGCGATTGCCAGCCGATCTATGTCAATATGGGTCGCCAGCGTTATCTCTACTATAATGTGTTTGGTGAAATCGTCGATAAACGCGATATCATTCACATTCGCTGTCTGGGTACCAACGGCATCGAAGGAAAAAGCCCCATTGAGCTCTTTGCCAATGGCATTGGGCTATCCCTGGCGGCCGAGGAATTCGGGGCTCGTTTTTTTGGTCAGGGTGCTGGTGGCATGGGTGTGCTGGAAACGGGTAAAGTATTTAAAGAGCAAACAACTGTTGACCGGTTGCGCAAGCAGTTTGCCGAGCGGCAGACCGGCCTCCAGAATGCCCATAGGCCCTTGATTCTGGAGGATGGCATGACCTATAAATCGGTTACGATTCCGCCTAATCATGCCCAGTTTATCGAAACGCGCAACTTTCAGGTAGAAGACATTGCCCGCATGTACGGCGTGCCTCAGCACAAAATCGGTAAGCTGGACCGCTCGACGAATAACAACATCGAGCACCAGAACAAAGAGTTTATTACCGATACCATTCTGCCCTGGACCGAGCGGATCCGTCAGGAATTCGAAGGCAAGCTGATCGCTGAACTCGACAAAGAAACCAAAGAGGTTGTGTTTGATTTTGACTTCCTGCTGCGCGGGGATGCAACCGCTGAAGCTGCTCAGACCCAGGCCCTGTTCAATACGGGCTCGATTACTCAGAACGAGATTCGGTACCGCAACAACCTCAACCGGTTGCCGGGCCTGGATGATACGTTCGTGCAAATGAACATGCAACGGGTATTGCCGGGCTCGCACATGGGTGCGCCCGATCCGTCCGCATCTCCTGAAACTACACCGTCGGCCGCGGACAAAACCAGGCCAGCTGCCGACACTAAACCAGCTGCTGACGCATGA
- a CDS encoding HK97 family phage prohead protease yields MSEQLATVEERLYKTIVTVEERAAAEGGGKFFIGTGIVFNQPSRPLYDQKRGMFQEIIEPGAIDDDTDLSEVLAVFNHDENRLLGANYSGTLTFKTTEKGVEVRILKPENTVGNDCEVWVNRGDIRGMSFKFFVAKDRWETKDNVLYRYVEKISKLMDLSLVTRAAYLQTTINVAAATRSYTDAMDQQAATRGMYFREKRQLNENDQAFLTGLVAQMQTQVDFISTAVSKLTNSNLKRLAAGRLSDLIYQQSWIEETIAELTEATLETAGSETEEGRSKPETGETATEQTTTENPETRSTEPSEEIHSGDSQGHPLEWYIRKNNAHRNSL; encoded by the coding sequence ATGAGCGAGCAACTAGCCACTGTCGAAGAACGGCTCTATAAAACCATTGTCACCGTCGAGGAACGGGCCGCTGCCGAGGGTGGTGGTAAATTCTTTATCGGTACCGGCATTGTGTTTAACCAGCCTTCCCGTCCGCTCTATGATCAGAAGCGGGGGATGTTTCAGGAAATTATTGAACCGGGCGCTATCGATGACGATACCGATCTGTCAGAAGTACTGGCCGTGTTCAATCACGACGAAAACCGGCTCTTAGGAGCGAATTACTCGGGTACGCTGACGTTTAAAACCACCGAAAAAGGCGTCGAGGTACGCATCCTCAAGCCCGAAAATACGGTCGGCAATGACTGTGAAGTGTGGGTCAACCGGGGCGATATCCGGGGCATGTCATTTAAGTTTTTTGTGGCCAAAGACCGCTGGGAAACCAAAGACAACGTCCTCTATCGCTACGTTGAGAAGATCTCCAAACTCATGGATCTGTCGCTGGTGACTCGGGCGGCTTATCTGCAAACGACAATTAATGTGGCCGCAGCAACGCGGTCCTATACCGATGCGATGGATCAGCAGGCTGCTACTCGGGGTATGTATTTCCGCGAAAAACGGCAACTCAACGAAAACGACCAGGCCTTTCTGACCGGGCTTGTCGCTCAGATGCAAACGCAGGTCGATTTCATTTCCACGGCCGTCTCGAAGCTGACCAATAGCAATCTCAAGCGACTGGCCGCAGGTCGGTTAAGCGATTTGATCTATCAGCAAAGCTGGATCGAGGAAACGATCGCGGAACTAACCGAAGCCACACTGGAAACGGCGGGTAGTGAGACAGAAGAAGGTCGCAGTAAGCCCGAAACCGGCGAAACAGCGACAGAACAAACTACTACTGAAAATCCCGAGACGCGCTCGACTGAGCCGTCCGAAGAAATCCATTCCGGGGATTCACAAGGGCACCCCCTGGAGTGGTATATCCGTAAAAATAATGCCCATCGTAACTCTTTATAA
- a CDS encoding phage major capsid protein — MSVDKLKALQEQKGRIVAEQRSLIDKAETENSRAFSAEERSQFDKHDSDIADIDRKIAHFQREEADQRAVADAANKAQEEKRAQTDEKTAETAHKQAFDAYLRYGVADMTEAEKRALGGFVKAVEGNGPETRAQSSGSGAAGGYTVPREFSNELEIALKAYGGMLELGRIWGTGTGATVDWPTLDDTATKGRLLASGTDATTGSTDLGFGSKTLGAYTYTSDVIKVDNALIQDSAFNLGALITEAMGIRFGRVQNDHYTKADGTNKPEGVIINAGVFNTGVAGTALTADNLLDLLHAINRAYRKNGKFTFNDLTLAAIRKLKDSQGRYIWQMGDIQKGTPENLWGYQYVVNDDLADIGLSAKSVGFGDFSKYIIRNVASPLIIRLTERFAEFNQTAYVGFMRTDAKLINTGAVKFLQHAAS; from the coding sequence ATGTCAGTAGACAAACTGAAAGCCCTTCAGGAACAGAAAGGGCGTATTGTAGCGGAGCAGCGGTCGCTCATCGACAAAGCTGAAACGGAGAACAGCCGTGCTTTTTCTGCTGAGGAACGTTCTCAGTTTGATAAACACGACAGCGATATTGCCGATATCGATCGAAAAATCGCCCATTTTCAACGTGAGGAAGCCGATCAGCGGGCTGTTGCCGATGCGGCCAACAAAGCGCAGGAAGAAAAGCGGGCTCAAACCGATGAAAAAACGGCCGAAACAGCGCACAAACAGGCTTTTGATGCCTATCTGCGTTATGGTGTTGCCGATATGACCGAAGCCGAAAAACGGGCACTGGGTGGCTTTGTGAAAGCAGTTGAAGGCAATGGCCCTGAAACGCGGGCCCAGAGTTCGGGGTCGGGTGCCGCTGGTGGCTACACGGTACCCCGTGAGTTCTCCAATGAGCTCGAGATTGCTCTGAAAGCCTACGGCGGCATGCTGGAACTGGGCCGCATCTGGGGCACGGGTACTGGGGCGACGGTGGATTGGCCAACGCTCGATGACACAGCCACGAAAGGTCGTTTGCTTGCCTCGGGTACCGATGCCACAACGGGTTCGACGGACCTTGGCTTTGGCTCCAAAACACTGGGCGCTTACACCTACACCTCGGACGTGATCAAAGTCGATAACGCCCTGATTCAGGATTCAGCGTTCAACTTGGGCGCCCTGATCACGGAAGCCATGGGTATTCGGTTTGGCCGTGTTCAGAATGATCACTACACCAAAGCCGATGGTACCAACAAACCAGAAGGAGTCATCATCAATGCAGGTGTCTTTAACACGGGTGTAGCCGGGACGGCTTTAACCGCTGACAATCTGTTAGATCTGCTCCATGCAATCAACCGGGCGTACCGTAAAAACGGCAAATTCACGTTCAACGATTTGACGCTGGCCGCTATCCGTAAGTTGAAAGACAGCCAGGGCCGCTACATCTGGCAGATGGGTGACATTCAGAAAGGAACACCCGAGAATCTGTGGGGCTACCAGTATGTGGTCAATGATGACCTGGCTGATATAGGCCTCAGCGCGAAGTCGGTCGGTTTCGGCGATTTCAGCAAATACATCATCCGTAACGTGGCTTCGCCCCTGATCATCCGGTTGACCGAGCGTTTTGCTGAGTTCAACCAGACAGCCTACGTAGGCTTTATGCGGACGGATGCCAAGCTGATCAATACGGGAGCTGTTAAGTTCCTCCAGCACGCAGCCAGCTAA